One part of the Coffea eugenioides isolate CCC68of chromosome 10, Ceug_1.0, whole genome shotgun sequence genome encodes these proteins:
- the LOC113748702 gene encoding dammarenediol 12-hydroxylase-like, which yields MKYLSELPDIYTSVLKEQKEIAIIKEQNGRLSWEDLRKMKHTWDVALEVLRIYTPGTGSFREAITDFVFDGYTIPRGSKIHWIFDVTHKNPEYFHDPEKFDPSRFQGDGMAPFTFVPFGGGARMCPGNEYARVSILIFLHNVVTHFRWKKLIPDEEVLHYPVPRPAQGLPIRLYPHQP from the exons ATGAAGTATCTTTCTGAGCTTCCTGACATATATACTTCTGTCTTAAAAG AACAAAAGGAGATCGCCATTATTAAGGAACAAAATGGTAGACTCAGTTGGGAGGATTTAAGGAAAATGAAGCATACTTGGGATGTAGCACTCGAAGTGTTGAGAATATATACACCAGGAACTGGAAGTTTTCGAGAGGCTATCACTGATTTTGTATTTGATGGATATACCATCCCGAGAGGCTCAAAG ATCCACTGGATTTTTGATGTAACACACAAAAACCCCGAGTACTTCCATGATCCTGAAAAGTTCGATCCATCACGGTTTCAAGGTGATGGCATGGCTCCATTTACATTTGTACCATTTGGAGGCGGAGCTCGTATGTGTCCTGGAAATGAGTATGCACGGGTATCAATACTCATTTTTCTGCATAATGTTGTGACTCACTTCAGATGGAAAAAGCTAATTCCTGATGAGGAAGTTTTGCATTATCCAGTTCCAAGGCCAGCTCAGGGACTTCCCATTCGCCTCTATCCTCACCAACCTTAG
- the LOC113750670 gene encoding dammarenediol 12-hydroxylase-like, translating to MGLSYSLLFLLFLVPFAYLCFPKLWLRKKLAIANSNSSCQNQRLPPGRTGWPLLGESLEYFTKIRQGVPYQFVKDRMNKYSSKVFRTSLIGQPMVILCSAEGNKFLFSNERKLVQVWWPSTMDKIFPKSDHRPSSEHSNRLRKLLPFILKTDVLREYVGIMDAVMKKHLQTEWNCEEVNVGEKAKKYLLTLACNIFLGLDDPEKIDELAKGTEDVGTGIHSMPFNLPGTALNRAIKASKLMRKEVEALIRQRRSDVSEYGPSSAKDFVSHMVLPFSRFGASRLYNYS from the exons ATGGGATTATCATACAGTCTGTTGTTTCTTTTATTCCTCGTTCCTTTCGCATATCTGTGTTTTCCCAAGCTTTGGCTGAGGAAAAAGTTGGCCATTGCGAACAGCAATTCTTCTTGTCAAAACCAAAGGCTTCCACCAGGGAGAACAGGTTGGCCTTTACTAGGTGAAAGTCTGGAATACTTCACCAAAATTCGACAAGGTGTTCCTTACCAGTTTGTCAAAGATCGGATGAACAAGTATTCGTCCAAGGTTTTCAGGACATCATTGATTGGACAGCCCATGGTTATACTATGTAGTGCTGAGGGAAACAAATTTCTGTTTTCCAATGAAAGGAAATTGGTCCAGGTTTGGTGGCCGAGCACAATGGACAAGATTTTTCCCAAGTCTGATCATAGACCTAGCAGTGAACATTCAAATAGGTTAAGGAAACTGCTTCCATTCATTCTCAAGACAGATGTGCTTCGAGAATATGTTGGAATTATGGATGCTGTAATGAAGAAACATTTGCAGACAGAATGGAACTGTGAAGAAGTGAATGTGGGTGAAAAGGCAAAGAAGTACTTGTTAACATTGGCATGTAATATATTCTTAGGCCTTGATGATCCAGAGAAAATTGACGAACTTGCGAAGGGTACAGAAGATGTAGGAACAGGTATTCATTCCATGCCATTTAATTTGCCAGGAACAGCTTTGAATCGTGCCATTAAAGCATCAAAGCTTATGCGTAAAGAGGTGGAAGCACTTATCAGACAAAGAAGAAGTGATGTTTCAGAGTATGGTCCATCTTCGGCAAAGGATTTCGTGTCACACATGGTTTTG CCATTTAGTAGGTTTGGTGCAAGCCGGCTATACAACTATTCATAG